A stretch of the Photobacterium toruni genome encodes the following:
- the yqfB gene encoding N(4)-acetylcytidine aminohydrolase: MTSTIIPTEMTFFSRFENDILSGKKTITIRDEAESHYVPGTTVDVSTYEEGRWFCRLNILTVEPIAFNDLNNFHAQQENMTLAELKAVIHDIYPGIEELYVVNYALVK; the protein is encoded by the coding sequence ATGACATCGACCATAATCCCAACGGAAATGACATTTTTTTCACGTTTTGAAAACGATATTCTGTCAGGAAAAAAAACAATAACTATTCGTGATGAGGCTGAGAGTCATTATGTACCAGGCACGACTGTTGATGTATCAACGTATGAAGAGGGACGTTGGTTTTGCCGTTTAAATATATTAACTGTTGAGCCGATTGCATTTAATGATCTTAATAATTTTCACGCACAGCAAGAAAATATGACGTTAGCTGAATTAAAAGCAGTTATTCACGATATTTATCCGGGTATCGAAGAGTTATATGTAGTTAATTACGCCTTAGTTAAATAG
- a CDS encoding fructosamine kinase family protein produces the protein MWQAISHQLSEVLGRPFKINEREAIQGGDVNQCYCVGDGDERFFIKLNDKEQLTVFETEAESLRILNEADCVQVPQHFHLGTCRDKSFLILNYLPTKAIDDDAGYKLGQQLAQLHLWGEQVEYGFDFDNYIGLTPQPNKWRRRWDKFFAEQRIEWQLQLCEEKGLHFGDIDTITANVARRLSNHQPKPALLHGDLWHGNTALTVSGPIIFDPATYWGDRECDIAMTELFGGFPASFYKGYQSVYPLDEGYQDRKDLYNLYHILNHCNLFGGEYMGQAQHIITKLMLE, from the coding sequence ATGTGGCAGGCTATTTCTCACCAATTATCAGAAGTACTTGGTCGACCGTTCAAAATAAATGAGCGTGAGGCTATTCAAGGCGGTGATGTTAACCAATGTTATTGTGTTGGCGATGGCGACGAACGTTTTTTTATTAAGCTAAATGATAAAGAGCAACTCACTGTTTTTGAAACAGAAGCTGAAAGTTTACGTATCCTCAATGAAGCAGATTGTGTTCAAGTTCCTCAACACTTTCATCTTGGTACTTGCCGTGATAAATCCTTCCTAATTTTAAATTATCTTCCAACTAAAGCTATTGATGACGATGCTGGCTATAAACTTGGTCAACAATTGGCACAACTTCATTTATGGGGGGAACAAGTTGAATACGGGTTTGATTTCGATAACTATATAGGTTTAACACCTCAACCTAATAAATGGCGTCGTCGTTGGGATAAGTTTTTTGCAGAACAGCGTATCGAATGGCAATTACAACTTTGTGAAGAAAAAGGGCTCCACTTTGGTGATATTGACACGATAACAGCCAATGTTGCACGACGTTTAAGTAATCATCAACCTAAACCCGCACTACTCCATGGTGACTTATGGCATGGTAATACTGCATTAACGGTATCAGGACCCATTATTTTTGATCCCGCCACATATTGGGGCGATCGTGAATGTGATATTGCGATGACAGAATTATTTGGTGGCTTTCCCGCTAGTTTCTATAAAGGCTATCAATCGGTCTATCCATTAGATGAAGGCTATCAAGACCGTAAAGATCTTTATAATCTTTATCACATACTCAACCATTGCAATCTGTTTGGCGGTGAATATATGGGTCAAGCACAACATATTATTACTAAGTTAATGCTGGAATAG
- a CDS encoding CPXCG motif-containing cysteine-rich protein, giving the protein MHKYSNQNVNCPHCGHIIKIPLDASAGSQEFYDDCSICCNPIHLTMEVDELHKTINLFVDADDEQIF; this is encoded by the coding sequence ATGCACAAATATTCAAATCAAAACGTTAACTGCCCACATTGTGGCCATATCATAAAAATCCCTCTCGATGCGAGTGCTGGTAGTCAGGAGTTCTATGATGACTGTTCTATTTGCTGTAATCCAATTCATTTAACGATGGAGGTTGATGAGCTACACAAGACAATTAATCTATTTGTTGATGCCGATGACGAACAGATATTTTAA
- a CDS encoding riboflavin synthase subunit alpha — translation MFTGIIQGVARVISIDKKHNFQTHTIKLPSELMQGLTLGASVAHNGCCLTVTHIEQQLVSFDLMQETLNVTNLGLLKEGDYVNVERAAKFGDEIGGHAMSGHIMATATVSAVNISENNHQVWFSMPSHLMKYIFAKGYIGIDGISLTIGKVKDNCFNVNLIPETLQRTNLQNRIINDVINIEIDPQTQAIVDTVERVVAAKQ, via the coding sequence ATGTTTACTGGCATTATACAAGGTGTAGCACGAGTTATTAGTATTGATAAAAAACATAATTTTCAAACACATACCATTAAGTTGCCGAGTGAACTAATGCAAGGGTTAACATTAGGTGCATCTGTAGCCCATAATGGTTGTTGCCTAACAGTAACTCATATTGAACAGCAATTAGTTTCTTTTGATTTAATGCAGGAAACGTTGAATGTGACTAATTTAGGGCTGCTTAAAGAAGGTGATTATGTCAATGTTGAACGAGCAGCTAAATTTGGTGATGAAATTGGTGGTCATGCAATGTCTGGACATATTATGGCAACAGCGACTGTATCAGCAGTGAATATCTCTGAAAATAATCATCAAGTATGGTTTTCTATGCCGTCCCATTTGATGAAATATATTTTTGCTAAAGGATATATTGGTATTGATGGCATTAGTTTAACGATAGGTAAGGTTAAAGATAATTGTTTTAATGTGAATTTAATTCCTGAAACGTTACAACGAACAAACCTTCAAAACCGTATCATAAATGATGTAATTAATATTGAAATTGATCCACAAACACAAGCGATTGTTGATACTGTTGAGCGAGTAGTCGCTGCTAAACAATAG
- a CDS encoding glycosyltransferase family 2 protein: MNHQPNPLDYRLSLLVPVYNEEVAIEPFLDAINDKLSSIRSHIDIVFINDGSKDNTKHVIENMIEQDSSISLINFARNFGKEAAMTAGLDYVQGDAAVIMDVDLQDPPEVILEFVKLWLTGDYDTIYGVRVDRSQDTYTKRLTAGGFYRFFNFLSAETTLPENAGDFRLINRCVIETVKQLPERNRFMKGLLAWSSLRATGVNFQRPERLVGDTKFNYWKLWNFAMDGITSFTAWPLRVWGFVGFGISFLSFIFLMYIVISALCFGVHTPGYASTISVVLFLGGIQLISLGVIGGYVSRIYTELKHRPIYLVEDVYGNYKNNQQQSDNQHHTKITLDKYSNRYE; encoded by the coding sequence ATGAATCATCAACCAAACCCGCTTGATTATCGTTTATCGCTTCTTGTGCCTGTTTACAATGAAGAAGTTGCTATTGAGCCCTTCTTAGATGCTATTAATGATAAATTGAGTAGTATTCGTTCACATATCGATATCGTATTTATCAATGACGGCAGTAAAGATAATACCAAGCATGTTATTGAAAATATGATAGAGCAAGATTCAAGCATCTCATTAATAAACTTTGCCCGTAACTTTGGCAAAGAGGCAGCAATGACAGCGGGTTTAGATTATGTTCAAGGTGACGCCGCAGTTATTATGGATGTTGATTTACAAGATCCACCAGAAGTGATCCTTGAGTTTGTGAAATTATGGCTTACTGGCGACTATGACACCATTTATGGCGTACGTGTAGACCGTTCTCAAGATACTTACACCAAACGATTAACCGCAGGCGGATTTTATCGTTTCTTTAATTTCTTATCAGCTGAAACAACATTACCTGAAAATGCAGGCGATTTTAGATTAATTAATCGCTGTGTAATTGAAACGGTTAAACAATTACCTGAACGTAATCGCTTTATGAAAGGTTTACTAGCATGGTCATCATTACGTGCTACTGGCGTTAATTTTCAACGTCCTGAACGTCTTGTCGGTGATACAAAGTTCAATTATTGGAAGCTGTGGAACTTCGCAATGGACGGCATTACTAGTTTTACAGCATGGCCATTACGAGTATGGGGCTTTGTTGGTTTTGGTATCTCTTTTTTATCTTTCATCTTTTTAATGTATATCGTTATAAGTGCATTATGTTTTGGTGTCCATACTCCTGGCTATGCTTCTACTATTTCAGTGGTACTTTTTTTAGGTGGTATTCAGCTTATATCTCTTGGCGTAATTGGTGGTTATGTCAGCCGTATTTATACCGAACTAAAACATCGACCAATTTATTTAGTTGAAGATGTGTATGGTAACTATAAAAACAACCAGCAACAATCAGACAACCAGCACCACACTAAAATAACCTTAGACAAGTATAGCAACCGTTATGAATGA
- a CDS encoding GtrA family protein yields the protein MNESLLKHFWQLNRFAIVGLLATAVHLSIVRLYFFQMAHPSEYIANILGFGVAFLVSYFGHRHFTFAQKGSFFKFFAVSLFGFLINNLILVTLLQTAHVKGWIAVTISTLCVPIITFILSKFWVFK from the coding sequence ATGAATGAGTCTTTGCTAAAACATTTTTGGCAGCTTAACCGTTTCGCTATTGTTGGGTTACTCGCCACAGCGGTTCACTTGTCGATCGTACGATTATACTTTTTTCAAATGGCACACCCATCAGAATATATAGCCAATATTCTAGGATTTGGTGTTGCTTTTTTAGTATCGTATTTTGGTCATCGTCATTTTACTTTTGCCCAAAAAGGTTCGTTTTTTAAGTTCTTTGCAGTATCACTATTTGGTTTTTTAATTAATAACCTTATTTTGGTGACATTATTACAAACAGCGCATGTTAAAGGGTGGATAGCAGTAACCATTTCAACCTTATGTGTACCAATCATTACTTTTATTTTATCGAAATTTTGGGTCTTTAAATGA